A genomic region of Oryza glaberrima chromosome 1, OglaRS2, whole genome shotgun sequence contains the following coding sequences:
- the LOC127781332 gene encoding coronatine-insensitive protein homolog 1a: MGGEVPEPRRLNRALSFDDWVPDEALHLVMGHVEDPRDREAASRVCRRWHRIDALTRKHVTVAFCYAARPARLRERFPRLESLSLKGKPRAAMYGLIPDDWGAYAAPWIDELAAPLECLKALHLRRMTVTDADIAALVRARGHMLQELKLDKCIGFSTDALRLVARSCRSLRTLFLEECHITDKGGEWLHELAVNNSVLVTLNFYMTELKVAPADLELLAKNCKSLISLKMSECDLSDLISFFQTANALQDFAGGAFYEVGELTKYEKVKFPPRLCFLGLTYMGTNEMLVIFPFSMKLKKLDLQYTFLTTEDHCQIIAKCPNLLILEVRNVIGDRGLEVVGDTCKKLRRLRIERGDDDPGLQEEQGGVSQLGLTAVAVGCRELEYIAAYVSDITNGALESIGTFCKNLYDFRLVLLDRERQVTDLPLDNGVCALLRNCTKLRRFALYLRPGGLSDDGLSYIGQYSGNIQYMLLGNVGESDHGLIRFAVGCTNLQKLELRSCCFSERALSLAVLQMPSLRYIWVQGYRASQTGLDLLLMARPFWNIEFTPPSPESFNHKTEDGEPCVDSHAQVLAYYSLAGRRSDCPQWVIPLHPA; encoded by the exons ATGGGTGGCGAGGTGCCGGAGCCGCGGCGGCTCAACCGGGCGCTCAGCTTCGACGACTGGGTCCCCGACGAGGCGCTGCACCTCGTGATGGGCCACGTCGAGGACCCGCGGGACAGGGAGGCGGCGTCGCGGGTGTGCCGCCGCTGGCACCGCATCGACGCGCTCACGCGCAAGCACGTCACCGTCGCCTTCTGCTACGCCGCGCGCCCCGCGCGCCTCCGGGAGCGGTTCCCGCGGCTCGAGTCGCTCTCGCTCAAGGGCAAGCCCCGCGCCGCCATGTACGGGCTCATCCCCGACGACTGGGGCGCCTACGCCGCGCCATGGAtcgacgagctcgccgcgccgctcgaGTGCCTCAAggcgctccacctccgccgcatGACCGTCACCgacgccgacatcgccgcccttgTCCGCGCCCGCGGACACATGCTGCAGGAGCTCAAGCTCGACAAGTGCATCGGCTTCTCCACTGACGccctccgcctcgtcgcccgCTCGTGCAG ATCCCTGAGAACTTTATTTCTGGAAGAGTGCCATATTACTGATAAGGGTGGTGAATGGCTTCATGAACTTGCTGTCAACAATTCTGTTCTGGTGACACTGAACTTCTACATGACTGAACTCAAAGTGGCGCCAGCTGATCTAGAGCTTCTTGCAAAGAATTGCAAGTCATTGATTTCATTGAAGATGAGTGAGTGTGATCTTTCAGATCTGATTAGTTTTTTCCAAACAGCCAATGCGCTGCAAGACTTTGCTGGAGGAGCATTCTACGAGGTAGGAGAGCTCACCAAGTATGAAAAAGTTAAGTTCCCACCCAGATTATGCTTCTTGGGGCTTACCTACATGGGAACAAATGAGATGCTTGTTATCTTCCCTTTTTCGATGAAACTCAAGAAACTGGACTTGCAATACACTTTTCTCACAACAGAAGATCATTGTCAGATTATTGCAAAATGTCCCAATCTACTAATTCTTGAG GTGAGGAACGTGATAGGAGATAGAGGGCTAGAAGTTGTTGGTGATACATGCAAGAAGCTACGAAGACTCCGAATTGAGCGGGGTGATGATGATCCAGGTCTGCAGGAAGAGCAAGGAGGAGTTTCTCAGCTAGGCTTGACAGCCGTTGCTGTTGGTTGCCGTGAATTGGAGTACATAGCTGCCTATGTATCGGATATCACCAATGGGGCCTTGGAGTCTATTGGGACTTTCTGCAAAAATCTATACGACTTTCGGCTTGTGCTACTTGACAGAGAAAGACAGGTAACAGATCTGCCACTTGACAATGGTGTCTGTGCTCTGTTAAGAAATTGCACAAAGCTTCGGAGGTTTGCTCTCTACCTTAGACCAGGAGGGCTTTCAGATGATGGCCTTAGCTACATCGGACAGTACAGTGGAAATATCCAATACATGCTACTGGGCAATGTTGGTGAATCTGACCATGGATTGATCCGTTTCGCAGTGGGCTGCACCAACCTTCAGAAGCTTGAATTGAGAAGCTGCTGCTTCAGCGAGCGAGCTTTGTCCCTCGCTGTATTGCAGATGCCCTCCCTGAGATACATATGGGTGCAAGGATACAGAGCATCTCAAACAGGCCTTGACCTCCTGCTCATGGCCAGGCCTTTCTGGAACATCGAGTTTACACCTCCGAGCCCTGAGAGTTTTAATCATAAGACAGAAGATGGAGAACCCTGTGTGGATAGCCATGCTCAGGTTCTTGCCTACTATTCCCTTGCTGGAAGGAGGTCTGACTGCCCTCAGTGGGTGATCCCCTTGCATCCTGCGTGA
- the LOC127775028 gene encoding uncharacterized protein LOC127775028 isoform X1 has product MEMELQGVEHVVGLTVASSTEGDDSGSHGRGPKRTRHKWCRQGHPFARQSRSTRRNEATPPGRAPSAHCGGALQGSSDERRGPQPRAMVTSRFDLPHCGGRSRITRPHHRTGGGAPLRHPPPLWCVANLQARGRRGRPHGVTATLSRARLPLIRKSDGTVRSLALGAAACA; this is encoded by the coding sequence ATGGAGATGGAGCTCCAGGGAGTCGAGCACGTCGTCGGACTGACCGTGGCGAGTTCGACTGAGGGAGATGACAGTGGCAGCCACGGACGCGGACCAAAGCGTACCCGGCATAAGTGGTGTCGACAAGGTCATCCGTTTGCACGCCAATCTAGATCCACGAGAAGAAACGAGGCCACGCCTCCCGGCCGGGCCCCATCCGCACATTGTGGCGGCGCGCTCCAGGGCTCCAGCGACGAACGCCGTGGCCCGCAGCCGCGCGCAATGGTCACCTCTCGGTTTGATTTGCCCCATTGTGGGGGGCGATCGCGGATCACCCGCCCGCACCACCGGACCGGAGGCGGCGCCCCTCTACGTCATCCTCCGCCCCTCTGGTGCGTTGCTAACCTACAGGCCCGGGGACGGCGAGGGCGTCCTCACGGAGTCACGGCCACCCTCTCGAGGGCTCGACTCCCCCTGATCAGGAAATCTGATGGCACGGTGAGATCTCTAGCATTGGGCGCTGCCGCTTGTGCCTGA
- the LOC127775028 gene encoding uncharacterized protein LOC127775028 isoform X2 has protein sequence MEMELQGVEHVVGLTVASSTEGDDSGSHGRGPKRTRHKWCRQGHPFARQSRSTRRNEATPPGRAPSAHCGGALQGSSDERRGPQPRAMVTSRFDLPHCGGRSRITRPHHRTGGGAPLRHPPPLWCVANLQARGRRGRPHGVTATLSRARLPLIRKSDGTGFVVLI, from the exons ATGGAGATGGAGCTCCAGGGAGTCGAGCACGTCGTCGGACTGACCGTGGCGAGTTCGACTGAGGGAGATGACAGTGGCAGCCACGGACGCGGACCAAAGCGTACCCGGCATAAGTGGTGTCGACAAGGTCATCCGTTTGCACGCCAATCTAGATCCACGAGAAGAAACGAGGCCACGCCTCCCGGCCGGGCCCCATCCGCACATTGTGGCGGCGCGCTCCAGGGCTCCAGCGACGAACGCCGTGGCCCGCAGCCGCGCGCAATGGTCACCTCTCGGTTTGATTTGCCCCATTGTGGGGGGCGATCGCGGATCACCCGCCCGCACCACCGGACCGGAGGCGGCGCCCCTCTACGTCATCCTCCGCCCCTCTGGTGCGTTGCTAACCTACAGGCCCGGGGACGGCGAGGGCGTCCTCACGGAGTCACGGCCACCCTCTCGAGGGCTCGACTCCCCCTGATCAGGAAATCTGATGGCACG GGTTTTGTGGTGTTGATCTGA